The proteins below are encoded in one region of Corvus hawaiiensis isolate bCorHaw1 chromosome 3, bCorHaw1.pri.cur, whole genome shotgun sequence:
- the CCDC167 gene encoding coiled-coil domain-containing protein 167: MGRRRAGPSVAWEIDGLEEKLAHCRQSMEEVDLKLRREKLSPEGRKSLERERNLLMTKADNYEKELSVLRKENRKNAALAVAMALLIALIYACWTM, encoded by the exons ATGGGCAGGCGGCGAGCGGGGCCGAGCGTGGCCTGGGAG ATTGATGGATTGGAGGAGAAGCTGGCACACTGCAGACAGAGCATGGAAGAGGTGGATCTTAAGCTGCGCAGGGAGAAGCTCAGCCCCGAAGGAAG AAAGTcactggagagagagagaaacttACTAATGACCAAAGCTGACAACTATG AGAAAGAACTGAGTGTGCTTCGTAAGGAAAATCGCAAGAATGCTGCCCTTGCTGTGGCCATGGCATTGCTGATTGCTCTTATTTACGCCTGCTGGACAATGTGA